A region from the Flavobacteriales bacterium TMED191 genome encodes:
- a CDS encoding T9SS C-terminal target domain-containing protein produces the protein MNKYILSICLLISLVSFSQPNDYYASCAGLSGTELKAELHNIIRNHTSFSYTTTKSILRAADEDPNNPSNIILAYSGNSIDKFDFSSNFEPDFWNREHVWPKSHGDFDAGDPFEVPLYTDAHNLKPVDASMNTTRGEKDFNNGGQIVLNGTVETDCLDTNSTFEPRDEVKGDIARIILYMDVRYEGNGLGANEPNLVPVDGLTTYPNPQIGVLSTLLQWHEQDLPDAFERKRNDVIYDWQGNRNPFIDYPEFVNYIYSEEPTINSIQIENVQTPNPISGGEIFTITANVISSINCPVTDAILNYGNSWYDQSNSIVMSINEDGEYEAEIPAQIYXSMFCYSITATICDEASQSFFGSEIIPPLPFEGIITPISEIQGQSEFSPFEGQSVNTTGIVTGAFANSFYIQDGATPWSGIYIYSGGALPSMGDSVIVSGDISEFCWDGSPCNCSACGGAGVTEFYQPEDIYIISNNNPLPEPLLVTSGTALSEEYEGVLIRMENVECVSLPGGFGVWEVNDGSGSCGIHNTPDGYEFDPVIGDTYNITGIVTSTFNDWKVDLRIPSDVESGPDENAPFISTHSCFQVGNNYYVYIYFNEPIDPNYIYSDNFFITNATITDITTDMFDPTKITLTLDNIVSSNIGLIITEXGDLLGNIGSNLTYSIDCDFQTSLMNWEKENSFFPNPSEGTIHINLIEKSNVVNIYNCFGQIVYNTVLNAGQNKIDLKKSGLYYMEVNGGSKEPLLIIN, from the coding sequence ATGAATAAGTACATTTTATCTATATGTTTATTGATTAGTTTGGTTTCATTTAGTCAACCTAATGACTATTATGCATCATGTGCAGGCTTAAGTGGTACAGAGTTAAAAGCCGAATTACATAATATCATTAGAAATCATACTTCATTTTCCTATACAACAACTAAAAGTATACTAAGAGCTGCTGATGAAGACCCAAATAACCCATCAAATATAATACTGGCATATAGTGGAAATTCCATTGATAAATTTGATTTTTCCTCAAACTTTGAACCTGACTTCTGGAATAGAGAGCACGTTTGGCCTAAATCTCATGGAGATTTTGATGCTGGTGATCCATTCGAAGTACCATTGTATACTGATGCTCATAATTTAAAGCCTGTTGATGCTAGTATGAATACTACAAGAGGCGAAAAAGATTTTAATAATGGAGGCCAAATTGTTTTAAATGGAACTGTTGAAACAGATTGCTTAGATACTAACTCGACATTTGAACCAAGAGACGAAGTTAAGGGAGATATTGCCCGTATTATACTATATATGGACGTTCGATATGAGGGGAATGGACTAGGTGCTAACGAACCAAATCTAGTACCAGTAGATGGATTAACAACATATCCAAATCCTCAAATAGGTGTTTTATCTACNTTATTACAATGGCATGAACAAGATCTGCCTGATGCATTTGAAAGAAAGAGAAATGATGTCATATATGACTGGCAAGGAAATCGAAATCCATTCATTGATTATCCTGAATTTGTCAATTATATTTATTCTGAAGAACCAACTATAAATTCAATTCAAATTGAAAATGTTCAAACTCCGAATCCAATAAGTGGAGGNGAGATATTTACTATTACAGCAAATGTGATAAGTTCGATAAATTGCCCTGTAACAGATGCAATACTAAATTACGGTAATAGTTGGTATGACCAGTCTAATAGTATTGTCATGTCTATTAATGAAGATGGTGAATACGAAGCAGAAATTCCTGCACAAATTTATAANTCTATGTTTTGTTATTCTATCACAGCTACAATCTGTGATGAAGCCTCTCAAAGCTTTTTTGGTTCAGAGATAATTCCTCCATTACCATTTGAAGGAATCATAACTCCTATTAGTGAAATTCAAGGACAATCCGAATTTTCTCCATTTGAAGGGCAATCTGTAAATACAACCGGTATTGTAACAGGTGCTTTTGCAAATAGCTTTTATATACAAGATGGTGCAACGCCTTGGTCTGGTATATATATTTATAGCGGAGGTGCACTGCCATCAATGGGAGATAGTGTAATTGTATCGGGCGATATAAGTGAATTTTGTTGGGATGGTAGCCCCTGCAACTGTAGTGCTTGTGGAGGCGCAGGAGTAACAGAATTTTATCAGCCCGAAGACATATACATTATTAGCAATAACAACCCTTTACCTGAGCCATTATTAGTAACTAGTGGAACTGCTTTATCTGAAGAATATGAGGGAGTATTAATTAGAATGGAAAATGTCGAATGTGTATCATTACCTGGAGGATTTGGAGTTTGGGAAGTTAATGACGGGAGTGGAAGTTGTGGTATTCATAATACCCCAGACGGCTATGAATTTGACCCAGTAATTGGAGACACATATAATATAACTGGGATAGTTACATCTACCTTTAATGATTGGAAAGTAGACTTAAGAATTCCCTCTGATGTAGAAAGTGGACCTGATGAAAATGCGCCATTTATATCAACCCATAGTTGTTTTCAAGTAGGTAATAATTATTATGTATATATATACTTTAATGAACCTATTGATCCCAATTATATCTACTCTGATAATTTTTTCATCACAAATGCAACTATAACAGATATTACAACTGACATGTTTGATCCCACAAAAATTACTTTAACATTAGATAATATTGTCTCTTCTAATATTGGTTTAATAATTACAGAANTAGGAGACCTTTTGGGCAATATCGGTTCTAACCTAACCTATTCCATTGATTGCGATTTTCAAACTAGTTTAATGAATTGGGAAAAAGAAAATTCCTTTTTTCCAAATCCAAGTGAAGGAACTATTCACATTAATTTAATTGAAAAATCTAACGTAGTTAATATATATAATTGCTTTGGACAAATAGTCTACAATACTGTATTAAATGCTGGACAAAATAAAATTGATCTTAAAAAATCTGGACTTTATTATATGGAGGTCAATGGTGGATCCAAAGAACCTCTATTAATTATAAACTAG
- a CDS encoding DUF819 family protein — protein MNYMAIFNNDATVLGFLIVMLTIIFVLEKSNVYQIKIFFKYVPALLLCYFIPSIFNSLGVISGEESNLYYIASRYLLPASLILLTLSIDLQKIRNLGPKAIIMFLTGTMGILXGGPLSLILVTHLFPNIIPISSDDLWRGLXTVAGSWIGGGANQAAMKEMFDVNDQIFSSMITVDVIVANIWMGFLLYGAGISKKMDAWLKADASAIDDLKNQLIKFKEKNQRIPSFIDFMVILSIAFGMTGLAHAFADIMAPYIQMNFPFLSKFSLTSKFFWLIVVATTGGLVLSFTKFRQXEGAGASTIGSIFLYILVATIGMKMNALAILDAPGIFLLGLIWMLIHVILLLIVAKIIRAPFFFVAVGSQANVGGAASAPXVASAFHPSLAPVGVLLAVLGYALGTYAAWLCGILMQFASL, from the coding sequence ATGAATTATATGGCAATTTTCAATAATGATGCGACAGTTCTAGGCTTCTTAATCGTTATGTTAACTATCATTTTTGTTTTAGAAAAAAGCAATGTTTATCAAATTAAGATTTTTTTTAAATATGTGCCAGCTTTATTATTATGTTACTTTATCCCTTCTATATTTAATAGTTTAGGAGTGATTTCAGGCGAGGAGTCAAATCTTTATTATATTGCTTCAAGATATTTATTACCAGCCAGTTTAATTCTTTTAACATTAAGTATTGATTTACAGAAAATAAGAAACCTCGGCCCTAAAGCTATTATTATGTTTTTAACGGGAACAATGGGTATTTTAATNGGAGGTCCTTTAAGTTTAATTTTAGTTACGCATCTTTTTCCCAATATTATACCTATATCATCGGATGATTTATGGAGAGGACTAAGNACTGTCGCTGGTAGTTGGATTGGTGGTGGAGCTAATCAAGCAGCAATGAAAGAAATGTTTGATGTAAATGATCAAATTTTTAGTTCTATGATTACAGTAGATGTTATTGTTGCTAATATATGGATGGGCTTTTTATTATATGGAGCAGGAATTAGTAAAAAAATGGATGCTTGGTTAAAAGCAGATGCTTCAGCGATAGATGATTTAAAAAATCAATTAATTAAGTTCAAGGAAAAAAATCAACGTATTCCCTCTTTTATAGACTTTATGGTTATATTGTCAATTGCATTTGGTATGACGGGACTTGCACATGCTTTTGCAGATATTATGGCTCCATATATTCAGATGAACTTTCCTTTTCTATCTAAATTTAGTTTGACGAGTAAGTTTTTTTGGCTTATTGTTGTTGCGACTACAGGTGGTTTAGTCTTATCATTTACAAAATTTAGACAATANGAAGGTGCTGGCGCTTCAACTATAGGCTCAATATTTTTATATATTTTAGTTGCTACTATAGGAATGAAGATGAATGCATTAGCAATTTTGGATGCTCCTGGTATTTTTTTGCTCGGATTAATATGGATGTTAATTCATGTAATTTTATTATTAATTGTTGCTAAAATTATAAGAGCTCCATTCTTTTTTGTGGCTGTTGGAAGTCAAGCTAATGTAGGNGGGGCAGCATCTGCTCCTNTAGTNGCTTCTGCTTTTCATCCATCACTAGCACCAGTGGGAGTATTATTGGCAGTCTTAGGCTATGCATTAGGTACATATGCGGCTTGGCTGTGCGGTATATTAATGCAATTTGCTAGTTTATAA